The nucleotide window CACTAGCGCAATGGCTTCTAAGGAAATAATATACCACGGCCATGGTCCGAGATAGTCGATCAGTGAGGGATTGACGGGCTTTTCGGAGATGTACATATAGTTTCCTTCTATCAAAAAGTTGACGATGAAGACGATGAGTGTATAGGCGTTCAGCCAGAGAAATGCTTTCCAGATGGACTTTCCGGTCGGCCTGTATCCTGCGACAAACACCATGAACAGGTTGGCGATTACCGTTCCGCCATGTGAAATGAAGAAATGGATATAGCGGTAGTGTGGAAAGGTATACAGGCTGATGTCCGGCGTAATCATCGCCTGGAGGGCACTGCCGACGCCGACAAAATAGGTGAATTCAAACAATGCATACCGTTGAGTCAAAAGCAATATGGCTGAGAGAATGAGAGAGATACTGCTCAAATGCAGAGGTAGTGAATACTGATAGCCCCAATGGCTGCTCCACCAGAGCCAGGCCTGCAGGCTTAGTTCCGAGACAATGAGCACAAGAAACAAGCTGATCCGTACAAAAGAATAGATACGTGCATTTCTTAATGGTTTAC belongs to Mesobacillus subterraneus and includes:
- a CDS encoding YwaF family protein — encoded protein: MRDFFKPGTEDVFQLFSSVHLYTLAAFLLVMIVLFFFRKPLRNARIYSFVRISLFLVLIVSELSLQAWLWWSSHWGYQYSLPLHLSSISLILSAILLLTQRYALFEFTYFVGVGSALQAMITPDISLYTFPHYRYIHFFISHGGTVIANLFMVFVAGYRPTGKSIWKAFLWLNAYTLIVFIVNFLIEGNYMYISEKPVNPSLIDYLGPWPWYIISLEAIALVTFFILYVPFWFSDRVKREQERN